One genomic region from Pogona vitticeps strain Pit_001003342236 chromosome 12, PviZW2.1, whole genome shotgun sequence encodes:
- the ALDH1A2 gene encoding retinal dehydrogenase 2, with the protein MTSSQIETAAGVKVDPAALMASLHLLPSPALNLEIKYTKIFINNEWQNSESGKIFPVYNPATGEQLCEVQEADKADTDKAVRAARLACTLGSVWRTMDASQRGRLLDKLANLVERDRALLATLESLNSGKPFLQAFYVDLQGVIKTLRYYSGWADKIHGVTIPVDGDYFTFTRHEPVGVCGQIIPWNFPLLMFAWKIAPALCCGNTVVIKPAEQTPLTALHMGALIKEAGFPPGVVNILPGFGPTAGAAIASHPGIDKVAFTGSTEVGKLVQEAAGRSNLKRVTLELGGKSPNIIFADADLDYAVEQAHQGVFFNQGQCCTAGSRIYVEEPIYEEFVRRSVERAKRRVVGSPFDPSTEQGPQIDKKQYNKILELIQSGITEGARLECGGKGLGQKGFFIEPTVFSNVTDDMRIAKEEIFGPVQEILRFKTMDEVIERANNSDFGLVAAVFTNDLNKALTVSSAMQAGTVWINCYNALNAQSPFGGFKMSGNGREMGECGLREYSEVKTVTIKIPQKNS; encoded by the exons ATTTTTATCAACAATGAATGGCAAAACTCAGAGAGTGGGAAAATCTTCCCTGTCTACAACCCAGCGACAGGAGAGCAGCTTTGCGAAGTGCAAGAAGCGGACAAG GCCGACACAGACAAAGCCGTCAGGGCAGCCCGCCTGGCCTGCACCCTGGGCTCCGTCTGGAGGACGATGGACGCCTCCCAGCGCGGCCGCCTCCTGGACAAGCTCGCCAACCTGGTGGAAAGAGACAGAGCCCTGCTGGCT ACCCTGGAGTCCCTCAACAGCGGGAAGCCCTTCCTGCAGGCTTTCTACGTCGACCTCCAGGGCGTCATCAAGACTCTGCGGTATTATTCCGGTTGGGCCGACAAGATCCACGGCGTGACCATTCCTGTGG ACGGAGATTATTTCACCTTTACGAGACATGAGCCCGTCGGTGTGTGCGGACAGATCATCCCG TGGAACTTCCCCCTGCTGATGTTTGCCTGGAAGATCGCCCCGGCCCTCTGCTGCGGCAACACCGTGGTGATCAAGCCGGCCGAGCAAACCCCGCTCACTGCTCTCCACATGGGGGCCCTGATCAAGGAG GCAGGATTCCCACCAGGAGTGGTCAATATTCTGCCGGGATTTGGACCCACAGCCGGGGCGGCAATCGCTTCTCATCCGGGGATCGACAAGGTGGCCTTCACTGGATCCACTGAG GTTGGGAAGCTGGTCCAAGAAGCCGCCGGAAGGAGCAACTTGAAGAGGGTGACCCTGGAACTCGGGGGGAAGAGCCCCAACATTATATTTGCAGACGCAGATT TGGACTACGCGGTGGAGCAGGCCCACCAGGGCGTCTTCTTCAACCAAGGCCAGTGCTGCACGGCCGGCTCACGGATCTACGTGGAGGAGCCCATCTATGAGGAGTTCGTACGGCGGAGTGTCGAGCGGGCCAAGCGGAGGGTGGTGGGCAGCCCTTTCGACCCCTCCACGGAACAAGGTCCCCAG ATCGACAAGAAACAATACAACAAGATCCTGGAGCTGATCCAGAGCGGGATCACGGAAGGCGCCCGGCTGGAGTGTGGCGGGAAAGGCCTGGGCCAGAAAGGCTTCTTCATCGAGCCCACCGTCTTCTCCAACGTGACGGACGACATGCGCATTGCCAAGGAAGAG ATTTTCGGGCCTGTCCAAGAAATTCTGCGCTTTAAAACCATGGACGAAGTCATCGAAAGAGCGAACAATTCCGACTTTGGGCTGGTGGCCGCCGTCTTCACCAACGACCTCAACAAGGCCTTGACCGTCTCCTCAGCAATGCAGGCAGGGACAGTCTG GATCAATTGCTACAATGCTTTAAACGCCCAGAGCCCTTTTGGgggattcaaaatgtcaggaaatggaaGAGAAAT GGGCGAGTGTGGACTGCGGGAATATTCGGAAGTGAAGACAGTGACCATAAAGATTCCCCAGAAGAATTCGTAA